One window of the Candidatus Omnitrophota bacterium genome contains the following:
- a CDS encoding nucleotide exchange factor GrpE yields MGTHDKDLKNNNDKAKNDKAGDEIMPVPKAEYETLKSKAAEADAMQDKYLRLQAEFDNARRRMEKEKLDCLKYANEGFILELLPIIDNLEIAEKHIKEAKDFKAVQGGVDMIQAQMQGFLKDIGLERIKTVGGKFDPHMHEPIETEDCDGKEEDTIVAELKPGYMYNGKLFRPAAVRIVKKKTELNDKL; encoded by the coding sequence ATGGGAACGCATGACAAAGACCTGAAGAATAATAACGACAAGGCTAAGAACGATAAGGCCGGCGATGAGATAATGCCTGTCCCAAAGGCCGAATACGAAACGCTTAAATCGAAGGCCGCCGAAGCGGACGCCATGCAGGATAAATATTTAAGGCTCCAGGCAGAATTCGATAACGCCAGGAGGAGGATGGAGAAGGAGAAGTTGGATTGCCTGAAATACGCCAACGAAGGCTTCATTCTCGAACTCTTGCCGATCATCGATAACCTGGAGATAGCGGAAAAACATATTAAGGAGGCCAAGGATTTCAAGGCCGTCCAGGGAGGCGTGGACATGATCCAGGCCCAGATGCAGGGATTCTTAAAGGACATCGGGCTGGAGCGCATAAAGACCGTGGGCGGGAAGTTCGATCCGCATATGCACGAGCCGATCGAGACGGAAGATTGCGACGGTAAGGAAGAAGACACTATTGTGGCCGAGCTGAAGCCGGGATATATGTATAACGGCAAGCTGTTCAGGCCGGCGGCAGTGAGGATTGTGAAGAAGAAAACAGAGTTAAATGATAAGTTGTAA